The proteins below come from a single Pedobacter aquae genomic window:
- a CDS encoding polyprenol monophosphomannose synthase, giving the protein MSDSLVIIPTYNEKENIEKIIHKVFSLAQPFHVLIIDDGSPDGTASIVKHLQSIYPERLFIEERSGKQGLGTAYIHGFKWALNHHYEFIFEMDADFSHNPDDLIRLREACLAGADVAIGSRYIKGVNVVNWPMGRVLMSYFASVYVRLITGIDIQDATAGFKCYRKQVLATIEFHKIKFVGYAFQIEMKFTAIKHGFNVIEIPIIFTDRTEGTSKMSTKIFREAFLGVIEMKIRSWFRTYKKKSA; this is encoded by the coding sequence TTGTCTGATAGCTTAGTTATAATTCCTACCTATAATGAAAAAGAGAATATTGAAAAAATTATTCACAAGGTTTTTTCATTAGCTCAGCCTTTTCATGTTTTAATTATTGATGATGGCTCGCCAGATGGTACAGCCTCTATCGTAAAACATTTGCAAAGCATATATCCCGAAAGGCTTTTTATTGAAGAACGCAGCGGAAAGCAAGGTTTAGGTACTGCCTATATTCATGGCTTTAAGTGGGCTTTAAACCATCATTATGAATTTATTTTTGAGATGGATGCCGATTTCTCTCATAACCCTGATGATTTAATTAGACTAAGAGAAGCTTGCCTAGCTGGGGCTGATGTTGCTATAGGCTCAAGATATATCAAAGGTGTAAATGTGGTAAATTGGCCTATGGGCAGGGTTTTGATGTCTTACTTTGCATCAGTATATGTGCGTTTAATTACAGGTATTGATATACAAGATGCTACCGCTGGTTTTAAATGTTACCGTAAGCAGGTTTTAGCAACTATAGAATTTCATAAGATAAAATTTGTGGGTTATGCCTTTCAAATAGAAATGAAATTTACGGCCATTAAACACGGTTTTAATGTGATAGAGATTCCTATCATTTTTACGGATAGAACAGAAGGAACGTCTAAAATGTCGACTAAAATCTTCAGAGAAGCTTTTTTAGGAGTTATCGAAATGAAAATAAGAAGCTGGTTTAGAACCTATAAGAAGAAATCAGCATGA
- a CDS encoding peptide MFS transporter produces MIGLSFLPEIPASWFQSVNAIFILLFATLVGTFWIKWAKAGKEASSIFKMAVGVIIMGSGFLFMTAAALEYQEVGKSAMHWLILAYLFHTIGELCASPVALSFITKLSPERYVAFMMGAYFAATGLGNKVAGILSEASAEAGELTIFTGIAIFCMLFGLLVFLIIKPLKRLTHGAEEGLAPTAH; encoded by the coding sequence ATGATAGGTTTAAGTTTCTTGCCAGAAATTCCAGCATCTTGGTTCCAAAGTGTGAATGCTATTTTTATTTTACTTTTTGCTACCCTAGTGGGTACTTTTTGGATAAAATGGGCTAAAGCAGGTAAAGAAGCCTCTTCCATTTTTAAAATGGCCGTTGGGGTGATCATCATGGGCTCGGGCTTTTTGTTTATGACAGCTGCCGCTTTAGAATATCAAGAAGTTGGTAAATCTGCTATGCATTGGCTCATTTTAGCTTATTTATTTCATACCATTGGCGAGCTTTGCGCATCTCCGGTGGCACTTTCTTTCATCACCAAGCTATCGCCAGAAAGGTATGTAGCTTTTATGATGGGAGCTTATTTTGCCGCTACCGGTTTAGGAAATAAAGTTGCTGGTATTTTATCAGAAGCATCTGCTGAGGCTGGCGAACTTACCATATTTACAGGTATTGCCATCTTTTGTATGCTCTTTGGTTTATTGGTTTTCTTAATCATTAAACCTTTAAAAAGACTTACACATGGTGCAGAAGAAGGTCTTGCACCAACAGCGCATTAA
- the ruvB gene encoding Holliday junction branch migration DNA helicase RuvB, translated as MNENLDPNKDRLNPTDKEVEKVLRPQEFEDFAGQDKILENLKIFVKAARLRGEALDHVLLHGPPGLGKTTLSHIIANEMGVGIKITSGPVLDKPGDLAGLLTNLETGDILFIDEIHRLSPLVEEYLYSAMEDFKIDIMLETGPNARSVQISLNPFTLVGATTRSGLLTSPLRARFGINSRLQYYDAKLLTSIVMRSADILKTPITEEGAFEIARRSRGTPRIANALLRRTRDFAQIKGNGEIETEIARYALNALNVDEHGLDEMDNKILSTIIDKFKGGPVGLKTIATAVGEDEGTIEEVYEPFLIQEGYLMRTARGREATEAAYHHLGKLKSGGTGTLF; from the coding sequence ATGAATGAAAATCTTGATCCTAATAAAGATCGATTAAATCCTACAGATAAAGAGGTTGAGAAAGTGTTACGTCCGCAGGAGTTTGAAGATTTTGCCGGACAAGATAAAATTCTAGAAAACCTTAAAATATTTGTGAAAGCTGCTCGCTTAAGAGGCGAAGCTTTAGACCATGTATTGTTGCATGGCCCTCCGGGTTTGGGTAAAACCACGCTTTCACACATCATAGCTAATGAAATGGGCGTGGGCATAAAAATAACCAGTGGCCCAGTATTAGATAAACCTGGCGATTTAGCTGGTTTACTTACCAATTTAGAAACCGGCGATATTTTATTTATTGATGAGATACACCGTTTAAGTCCCTTGGTAGAAGAGTATTTATACTCGGCCATGGAGGATTTTAAAATAGATATCATGCTAGAAACTGGGCCCAATGCTCGGTCGGTACAAATATCTTTAAACCCTTTTACCTTGGTTGGGGCCACTACAAGGTCTGGCTTGTTAACATCGCCTTTAAGGGCAAGATTTGGTATCAATTCTAGATTACAATACTACGATGCTAAATTATTAACCTCTATTGTGATGCGCTCTGCCGATATTTTAAAAACACCTATAACAGAAGAGGGTGCTTTCGAAATAGCCAGAAGGAGTAGAGGTACGCCACGTATAGCCAATGCTTTGTTAAGAAGAACCAGAGATTTTGCGCAGATAAAAGGAAATGGAGAAATTGAAACCGAAATAGCCCGTTATGCGTTAAATGCACTTAACGTGGATGAGCATGGTTTAGATGAGATGGATAATAAAATTTTATCAACCATTATAGATAAGTTTAAGGGTGGGCCGGTAGGTTTAAAAACAATTGCAACTGCGGTAGGCGAAGATGAAGGTACGATAGAAGAGGTTTACGAGCCTTTTTTGATACAAGAAGGCTATTTAATGCGTACTGCAAGAGGAAGAGAAGCTACAG
- a CDS encoding peptide MFS transporter, whose translation MEKQKELFGHPIGLYILFLTEMWERFSYYGMRAILVLYLVAKTSDLNAGLGWTEGEAYALYGWYTMFVYVASIPGGIIADKYLGQKKSVMLGGWLLVAGHGILAIEQMWAFYTGLILIVAGVGCLKPNISTMVGGLYANGDRRKDMGFYIFYMGINLGAAISALAVGYVGETYGWHYGFGMAGVGMALGQMVYLYGQKYLTHVGDLVVVDKTSGEPQQNLFLDIFKKKNSLFSTLAVLALGLIVFATSSWQYGLLIMGLSFAVGVAMVMYNECNAIEKDRMKVVFLSFLIIIVFWGAFEQAGGLMNVYADQKPTV comes from the coding sequence ATGGAAAAGCAAAAAGAATTATTTGGCCACCCCATAGGGCTATATATCTTGTTTCTTACAGAAATGTGGGAACGCTTCAGTTACTACGGCATGAGGGCCATTTTGGTACTTTATTTAGTAGCTAAAACAAGCGATTTAAATGCAGGTTTAGGATGGACAGAAGGCGAAGCTTATGCCCTTTATGGCTGGTATACCATGTTTGTTTATGTAGCCTCTATTCCCGGTGGTATCATAGCTGATAAATATTTAGGGCAAAAGAAATCGGTCATGCTGGGCGGTTGGTTGCTGGTAGCGGGGCATGGTATTTTAGCTATAGAGCAAATGTGGGCTTTTTATACAGGTTTAATTTTAATTGTTGCCGGTGTAGGATGCTTAAAACCAAATATTTCTACCATGGTAGGCGGTTTATATGCCAATGGTGATAGAAGAAAAGATATGGGTTTCTATATTTTTTATATGGGGATAAATCTTGGTGCTGCTATTTCTGCTTTGGCCGTTGGTTATGTTGGCGAAACTTATGGCTGGCATTATGGCTTTGGGATGGCAGGTGTGGGTATGGCTTTAGGGCAAATGGTATACCTGTACGGACAAAAATATTTAACCCATGTGGGGGATTTGGTTGTGGTAGATAAAACTTCTGGCGAGCCTCAACAAAATTTGTTTTTAGACATCTTTAAAAAGAAAAACTCCCTGTTCTCAACCCTAGCAGTTTTAGCTTTAGGATTAATTGTTTTTGCAACTTCTAGCTGGCAATATGGTTTGTTAATTATGGGTTTAAGCTTTGCCGTAGGTGTTGCTATGGTGATGTATAACGAGTGTAATGCAATAGAAAAAGATAGGATGAAAGTTGTTTTTCTATCCTTTTTAATCATTATTGTTTTTTGGGGAGCTTTTGAACAAGCAGGTGGTTTAATGAATGTTTATGCCGACCAAAAACCAACCGTATGA
- a CDS encoding SGNH/GDSL hydrolase family protein, which produces MKKHFLFFIFWLVSYTSFAQQKLNPQHKAITYQGRIKKDKAMADLYWSATSVKLNFKGSGISATFQDETGNNYYNIIIDGDSSYIFRPEKVKKTYILAQNLKPGKHQIEIFKRTEWTRGKTIFYGFELPQNAKFLPADKPKSRKIEFYGNSITAGYAVEDFSGKDSPDSTFTNAYLSYAHLTAKHFDAQYHSICRSGIGIMISWFPLIMPQMYDRLNPNNASSKWDFKQYTPEAVVVNLFQNDSWLVKKTNTEGFKTTFGTQAPTEDFIIKSYQNFLTSIRNKYPKAKLVCILGNMDITREGSPWPAYVKKAVAGLKDEKIYTHFIPYKNSGGHPSIKEQQDLANSLIEFLEKELSW; this is translated from the coding sequence ATGAAAAAACACTTTCTGTTCTTCATCTTTTGGCTGGTTAGCTATACCTCTTTTGCGCAACAAAAATTAAATCCTCAGCATAAAGCTATTACTTACCAAGGAAGAATTAAAAAAGATAAAGCTATGGCTGATTTGTATTGGTCGGCTACAAGTGTAAAGCTTAATTTTAAAGGGAGTGGAATCTCAGCAACCTTTCAAGACGAAACAGGGAACAATTACTATAACATCATCATAGATGGTGATAGCAGCTATATTTTTAGACCAGAAAAAGTAAAGAAGACTTATATCCTTGCTCAAAATTTAAAGCCGGGTAAACATCAAATAGAAATTTTTAAAAGAACAGAATGGACAAGGGGTAAAACCATATTCTATGGTTTTGAGTTGCCTCAGAATGCTAAATTTTTACCTGCTGATAAGCCTAAAAGTAGGAAAATTGAGTTTTATGGAAATTCTATCACTGCTGGTTATGCGGTTGAAGATTTTTCTGGTAAAGATTCTCCTGATAGTACTTTTACCAATGCTTATTTGAGTTATGCTCATTTAACAGCAAAGCATTTTGATGCACAATATCATAGTATTTGTAGAAGTGGTATAGGTATCATGATCAGCTGGTTTCCTTTGATTATGCCACAGATGTATGACCGTTTAAATCCTAACAATGCTTCAAGTAAATGGGATTTTAAGCAGTATACTCCAGAGGCTGTGGTGGTTAATTTGTTTCAGAACGATTCTTGGCTAGTAAAGAAAACCAATACCGAGGGCTTTAAAACTACTTTTGGAACGCAAGCACCTACAGAAGATTTCATCATCAAATCCTATCAGAATTTCTTAACATCCATCAGAAATAAATATCCTAAAGCTAAGCTGGTTTGTATTTTAGGTAATATGGATATCACCAGAGAGGGCTCGCCTTGGCCTGCTTATGTTAAAAAAGCGGTAGCTGGTTTAAAAGACGAAAAGATTTATACACATTTTATTCCTTACAAGAATTCGGGTGGGCATCCTAGTATCAAAGAGCAGCAAGATTTAGCCAATAGTTTGATTGAATTTTTGGAAAAAGAGTTGAGCTGGTAA